Within the Hippoglossus hippoglossus isolate fHipHip1 chromosome 20, fHipHip1.pri, whole genome shotgun sequence genome, the region CCTCTTTTAGTCCATATTGTTGGTTTGACAGTAAATGTACGTTACATATTCGAATGCCTCGTGTGGcaggaggttgtttttgtgaaagcagctcagaTAAAACTACTGCATGTTAACTGTCAAcagccaaacagacagacagttccatcaggatatttacattcacaatcCGTCTGAGAGCAAATGCTCTAATTGCACTTTTAAAGAAGCTTCTATTCACCACAGTTGATCCtgaactggttgttttttttacccggTGTCTCACAGATGATGAGGTCTCCTGCGTTTTAGCGGAGAGCTGCATCTTACCCTGCAGATTTCAGCCTGGTACAGACCCAGCCATCCACTGGATGAAGGTGGAAGCAGGAGAGACTCGTGTCCACTCCTACtacagagccagagaccagttTGATCTCCAGAGCGAGCGCTTCAGAGGCCGGACATCGCTGTTCAAAGAGCAGATCTCCAGAGGAAACGCCTCGATCAGGCTGACGGGGCTGCAGCTCCAGGACCAGGGCAGATACAAGTGCTACACCAGCACCATCACTGGAGGCAACAAGGAGTCATTCATCAACCTGAGAGCAGATGGTAAAGAAAGATCACAAATACTAGAAATGATATTTGTCTCTTCTTGCTGTTACcttgtttaacatgtgtactgtTGGGTTGAGTTGAAGCTGATACTTAAGCATTAGACGTCTCGCTGCTTGCCggcaccattacctctttgaaacaTGGTTAGTCACTAAAGTGCAATGAAGCCTGGGACAGGTTGGACGGGGACGGATCCACTCGTTGGAGctcggtcttcaaatgcagcccctgaattgaggACACAGCTGATGTCAGCAGCACCACATATTGGCTCATATGTgacatgttaaaataataaGCACAATATGTCAAATTAATGAAGAGCTCCACAGTGCACGAGGCAAAGATGATCAATGAGTTCtaaaagagaaatgttgtcTTACAGCTCCGGTGCGTCACGTGGACATTGAGCAGGTGGAGAACAGCTTCACCCTGCGCTCAGAGGGGATCTACCCCGAGCCGCAGCTCACCTGGTCCACCAGGCCTCCGTCCACCGTGACCCTTCAGAACCAAACCTCAGTGAAGGagacggagcagcagctctatgagatcagcagcacactgacactgtcaaCAGAGACACTGTTCTGATCTGCAGCTCAGCACTCCGCAGTGGCAGGAGGAGCGCGGTGTGGTATCAACCCAGTACGTTTCATCTGCTCTATGGAACTGAACCTTTGCTTGTTTCACCGTACTGCTGCA harbors:
- the LOC117753584 gene encoding V-set domain-containing T-cell activation inhibitor 1-like — translated: MSGFKSLVVLILNMWTLTTADDEVSCVLAESCILPCRFQPGTDPAIHWMKVEAGETRVHSYYRARDQFDLQSERFRGRTSLFKEQISRGNASIRLTGLQLQDQGRYKCYTSTITGGNKESFINLRADAPVRHVDIEQVENSFTLRSEGIYPEPQLTWSTRPPSTVTLQNQTSVKETEQQLYEISSTLTLSTETLF